A region from the Chloroflexota bacterium genome encodes:
- a CDS encoding CoB--CoM heterodisulfide reductase iron-sulfur subunit B family protein — protein sequence MKYGYYPGCSLEKNAAAYHVSAMAVADAVGVDFVEVNDWNCCGATEYMSIDLIPAFALISRNLALAAQLDLETNGDGKQLVAPCSACFLNLSKADEYLGNDPPLADKTNQALAAGGLSYEPGSVLVRHLLEIFVNDVGYEAIAEKVTKPLYDLRIAPYYGCLIVRPGFHGGFDDPEYPTTLDDLMVALGATVVDFPVKAHCCGGHMTQISEPIALDIIRRLLKNAADYGADAIVTLCPMCQLNLDGYQDAVNKAFGTDYKIPILYFTQLMGLAFGLPTANLGFGKEIVDAGPALAKIGAEPPPKPKKKRRSKDALPLPNSLEEG from the coding sequence GTGAAATATGGCTACTATCCCGGTTGCTCTCTGGAAAAGAATGCTGCTGCCTACCACGTCTCTGCCATGGCGGTTGCTGACGCAGTCGGCGTCGACTTTGTCGAGGTGAATGACTGGAACTGCTGCGGCGCTACCGAGTATATGTCGATCGATCTGATACCAGCCTTCGCGTTGATCAGCCGCAATCTGGCCCTGGCTGCTCAATTGGACCTGGAAACCAATGGCGATGGCAAACAGCTGGTAGCTCCCTGCAGCGCCTGTTTTCTGAATCTGAGCAAGGCGGACGAATATCTGGGCAACGATCCACCCCTGGCTGATAAGACCAATCAGGCCCTGGCTGCCGGTGGGCTCTCGTACGAGCCGGGCAGCGTGCTGGTGCGGCATCTGTTGGAGATCTTTGTCAACGACGTCGGCTATGAGGCCATTGCCGAAAAAGTAACCAAGCCACTGTACGACCTGCGAATCGCACCTTACTACGGTTGTCTGATCGTGCGTCCTGGTTTCCACGGCGGTTTCGACGATCCCGAGTATCCGACCACGTTAGATGACTTGATGGTGGCGCTGGGCGCAACGGTGGTCGACTTTCCGGTCAAAGCGCATTGCTGCGGCGGGCATATGACCCAGATCAGCGAGCCTATCGCGCTGGACATCATCAGGCGCCTTCTTAAAAACGCGGCCGACTATGGCGCAGATGCTATTGTCACCCTGTGTCCCATGTGTCAGCTCAATCTGGACGGCTATCAAGACGCTGTCAACAAGGCATTCGGAACCGACTACAAGATTCCCATCCTCTACTTCACGCAGTTGATGGGACTGGCCTTTGGCTTGCCCACGGCCAATCTGGGTTTCGGCAAGGAGATCGTGGATGCGGGTCCCGCGTTGGCGAAAATCGGTGCCGAACCGCCGCCCAAACCGAAGAAAAAGCGCCGGTCGAAGGATGCTCTCCCGCTGCCAAATTCGTTGGAGGAGGGATAA
- a CDS encoding 4Fe-4S dicluster domain-containing protein: MSATTATRASPPTFMQEVIAATPGGDPNLALCIQCGTCGGSCPSGPDMDHTPRKLFAMIEAGMREDVLRSNAPWYCVSCYFCTTRCPQEIHITDIMYTLKRMAIQEGYYRESSASLAPDFSETFIDFVEDYGRSFELGLATRYHLRHRPLNAVKLATGMGLSMFLKGRMDLTPNRIENLDQLKAILAKAKELGAAEKNGQGGVS; the protein is encoded by the coding sequence ATGTCAGCAACGACCGCGACCCGGGCATCACCTCCCACGTTCATGCAGGAGGTGATCGCGGCCACCCCGGGAGGTGACCCTAATCTGGCGCTGTGCATCCAGTGTGGCACCTGTGGGGGCTCGTGCCCTTCCGGGCCAGACATGGACCACACGCCTCGCAAGCTCTTCGCCATGATCGAAGCGGGAATGAGGGAAGATGTCCTGCGAAGCAACGCGCCGTGGTACTGCGTGTCCTGCTACTTCTGCACGACCCGGTGCCCCCAGGAGATCCACATCACCGATATCATGTATACGCTGAAGCGCATGGCTATTCAGGAGGGCTATTATCGGGAATCTTCGGCGTCGCTTGCGCCAGATTTCTCGGAGACCTTCATTGACTTTGTGGAGGACTACGGCCGCAGCTTCGAACTGGGCCTTGCCACCCGCTACCACCTTCGCCATCGCCCACTGAATGCTGTAAAATTGGCGACAGGGATGGGACTGAGTATGTTCCTCAAAGGGCGCATGGACTTGACTCCCAACCGCATCGAGAATCTTGATCAGCTCAAGGCAATCCTGGCCAAGGCAAAGGAATTGGGTGCCGCCGAGAAGAATGGTCAGGGAGGTGTATCGTGA